In the Brassica napus cultivar Da-Ae chromosome A7, Da-Ae, whole genome shotgun sequence genome, one interval contains:
- the LOC106400855 gene encoding 1-aminocyclopropane-1-carboxylate oxidase 1, with protein MPINTPQINNLSIQIVSENKKAKKKKKKMGLIKEKEMEIPVIDFSELDGENRTKTMSLLDHACDKWGFFMVDNHGIDKELMDKLKQLINSHYEEHLKEKFYQSEMVKALSEGKTSDADWESTFFVWHKPTSNISKVSNISDELIKTMDEYVSQLHKFAERLSKLMCENLGLPREHIVNAFSGIEGPVFGTKVAKYPECPHPELIRGLREHTDAGGIILLLQDDQVPGLEFLKDGKWVPIPPSKNNTIFVNTGDQVEILSNGRYKSVVHRVMTMKQGSRLSIATFYNPAGDAIISPAQEMLYPSGYRFQDYLKLYSTTKFGDKGSRFNTMKKMENGDSV; from the exons ATGCCTATAAATACTCCTCAAATCAATAACTTATCCATTCAAATTGTGTCTGAGAAcaaaaaggcaaaaaaaaaaaagaagaagatgggtttaatcaaagagaaagagatggagATTCCAGTCATTGATTTTAGTGAACTGGATGGAGAAAACAGAACCAAGACTATGTCTCTTCTTGATCATGCATGTGATAAGTGGGGCTTCTTCATG GTTGATAATCATGGAATTGATAAAGAATTGATGGATAAATTAAAACAGCTGATTAACTCTCATTATGAGGAGCATTTGAAAGAGAAGTTTTACCAGTCAGAGATGGTCAAGGCTTTGAGTGAAGGCAAAACGTCAGATGCTGATTGGGAAAGCACTTTCTTCGTTTGGCATAAGCCGACTTCAAACATATCCAAAGTCTCCAACATTTCAGATGAACTCAT CAAGACAATGGATGAATATGTTTCTCAACTGCACAAGTTTGCAGAAAGGCTCTCTAAACTCATGTGTGAAAATCTTGGTCTCCCTCGAGAACACATAGTGAATGCGTTCTCCGGTATAGAAGGTCCAGTTTTTGGGACAAAAGTGGCTAAATACCCAGAATGCCCTCATCCGGAGCTCATTAGAGGGCTGAGAGAACATACTGATGCTGGAGGGATCATATTGCTCTTGCAGGATGATCAAGTGCCTGGTCTTGAGTTCTTGAAAGATGGGAAGTGGGTTCCTATCCCACCATCGAAGAACAATACCATTTTTGTCAATACCGGTGATCAAGTCGAGATATTGAGTAATGGGAGGTACAAGAGTGTTGTACACCGTGTGATGACGATGAAGCAAGGAAGTAGACTGTCGATAGCTACATTTTACAATCCAGCTGGGGATGCCATAATATCTCCAGCTCAAGAGATGTTGTACCCAAGTGGTTACCGATTCCAAGACTACCTTAAGCTTTATTCAACCACTAAGTTTGGAGACAAAGGCTCTAGATTTAATACCATGAAGAAAATGGAGAATGGGGATTCCGTCTAG